The Sphingomonas sanxanigenens DSM 19645 = NX02 genome includes a region encoding these proteins:
- a CDS encoding FAD:protein FMN transferase encodes MRVFLRTLPAMNTRLSLLVPGIDEAAGDALARDVAAVLGAQERTMSRFGRDAELARVNLLAGETSVRLSEQLCAILVECRQHWLRTGGAFDITLGAINDNWRGGSAATPPAGWDHVDLDQDRRRIAFRLPGLRLDLGGIGKGIALRAVRTCMSSRGIEHALVSFGESSIIAIGAEPGASAWQIGIGDRVDATRSVGGFALRDAAMSTSGAARGMPHLIDPHTRQAVGIDRQLSIACTCPVDAEVLSTALIATPVAERPQILRRYPPARAIEFAWRAEGAHGSEERIWSHAA; translated from the coding sequence ATGCGCGTATTCCTTCGGACGCTGCCGGCGATGAACACGCGCCTTTCGCTTCTGGTGCCGGGAATTGACGAGGCCGCGGGTGATGCCCTGGCCCGCGACGTTGCGGCGGTGCTGGGCGCACAGGAACGGACGATGAGCCGCTTTGGAAGGGATGCCGAACTTGCCCGGGTCAACCTCCTTGCGGGCGAAACGTCGGTCAGGCTCAGCGAACAATTGTGCGCCATCCTAGTCGAATGCCGCCAGCATTGGCTGCGCACGGGCGGGGCTTTCGACATCACGCTCGGCGCAATCAACGACAATTGGCGCGGCGGATCCGCCGCCACGCCGCCGGCGGGATGGGATCATGTCGATCTGGATCAGGATCGCCGCCGCATTGCGTTTCGGCTGCCCGGGCTGCGGCTTGATCTGGGGGGGATCGGCAAGGGAATTGCGCTACGCGCGGTGCGGACCTGCATGAGTTCACGTGGCATCGAGCATGCGCTGGTGAGTTTCGGCGAAAGTTCGATCATTGCGATCGGGGCAGAACCGGGCGCGAGCGCATGGCAGATCGGCATCGGTGACCGCGTCGACGCGACGCGCAGCGTCGGCGGCTTCGCGCTGCGCGATGCCGCGATGTCCACATCGGGAGCAGCCCGGGGCATGCCCCACCTGATCGACCCGCATACGCGGCAGGCGGTGGGCATCGACCGTCAATTGAGTATCGCCTGCACCTGCCCGGTCGACGCCGAAGTGCTGTCGACCGCATTGATCGCGACGCCGGTCGCGGAGCGCCCGCAGATCTTGCGCCGCTATCCGCCGGCGCGTGCCATCGAATTCGCCTGGCGCGCCGAGGGTGCGCATGGCTCCGAAGAAAGGATCTGGAGTCATGCGGCCTGA
- a CDS encoding 3-keto-disaccharide hydrolase — MIGAVRGMQIMLAILSAAILAITPAAPVPDQDAQAAQGTECPVAGLADANRLTSRERAEGWTLLWDGRSSAGWRGARSAEFPKQGWLICDGVLTIRGSDGQESRGGGDIITIKRYSDFDLTFDFRITEGANSGVKIFAQTDISPLDRVTGKPTPIGSGIGMEFQILDDARHPDAKAGRDGNRTTGSFYDVIPAPKTKKMMPVGEWNHGRIVSRKGHITYYLNGQQTVDFVRGSGAFDAGVAQSKFRDITGFGEWADGHILLQDHGDTVSFTNLKIREFPTGR; from the coding sequence ATGATCGGCGCGGTGAGAGGAATGCAAATCATGCTGGCCATTCTTTCCGCTGCCATACTGGCGATCACGCCGGCAGCGCCAGTTCCGGATCAGGACGCCCAAGCCGCGCAAGGCACTGAGTGCCCTGTTGCTGGACTTGCCGATGCCAACCGCCTCACCTCGCGCGAGCGTGCGGAAGGCTGGACGCTCCTGTGGGACGGTCGCTCGTCGGCAGGATGGCGCGGCGCAAGATCGGCAGAGTTTCCGAAGCAGGGCTGGCTTATATGCGACGGCGTGCTCACGATCCGGGGCAGTGACGGACAAGAATCGCGCGGCGGTGGAGACATCATAACGATCAAGCGATACAGCGATTTCGACCTGACCTTCGATTTCCGGATTACCGAGGGTGCCAACAGCGGCGTAAAGATCTTTGCTCAAACAGACATTTCGCCGCTCGACCGGGTCACGGGCAAGCCGACCCCGATCGGATCCGGCATCGGCATGGAATTTCAGATCCTCGACGATGCGCGGCACCCCGACGCCAAGGCGGGGCGCGACGGAAACCGCACCACCGGCTCGTTCTACGACGTCATTCCGGCGCCGAAGACCAAAAAGATGATGCCGGTCGGTGAGTGGAACCATGGCCGCATCGTTTCGCGCAAAGGGCACATCACCTATTATCTGAACGGGCAGCAGACCGTGGATTTCGTGCGTGGATCGGGTGCATTTGACGCCGGCGTCGCGCAGAGCAAATTCCGGGACATCACGGGATTCGGTGAATGGGCGGATGGCCACATCCTGCTACAGGACCATGGCGACACCGTTTCCTTCACCAACCTGAAGATCCGCGAATTTCCGACCGGGCGGTAA
- a CDS encoding glycosyl hydrolase 115 family protein encodes MAINAAVSSVNAATVGGHGDTGFPLIADGLPAAILVDPIADSAVRHAADNFSGDIERVCGRRPLRHADLKGARGRIVVIGVAGRCAAIDRLVAEGRIDVGDIVGEWEAFLQIVVDRPFPGVTEALVIVGADRRGAVFGTYDLSERIGVSPWHWFADVPVKRQANVSIPAGVRRDQPKVRYRGFFINDEDPCFSGWAKKAFGGVNAAVYAHVFELLLRMKGNYLWPAMWAPKAFAADDPNSMILADQMGVVMGSSHHEVMMRAQDEWHRDTKSGVTGGAWDYSTNARNLRTFWRGGIERMTSKPSGTYESVVTIGMRGDGDEAMAEGTATGLLEQVVADQRAIIADVTGKPAAETPQVWALYKEVQDYYDHGMKVPDDVTLLFADDNWGQIRRLPAPDAGRRPGGYGVYYHFDYVGVPRNYKWINTNQIEKIWQQMDLAYRRGADAMWIVNVGDIKPMEYPLGFFLAMAWNPDAFTPAVLADYPARWAEATFGPEHAAAIGTIVTAYSQYAARRKPELIDQDSFTIGDITPDGLDGGAFGAMVAEWDALEARMLAAKRALGADRQDAYYQLVEFPIAAMANLYRLYYATAWNRKLASRNDPRANAFADQVESTFQRDQDLTDRYHRIADGKWDGMMAQVHMNYVIWNDPTRQTMPSIVRVAGDTPEHRRRGGVSFVARTVSKSGVIAIEATAFSRLHHGAGLRWTAIPHLGRTKGAVLALPQGRPATTPADGICIDYNVDVAVAGPATLTLFLAPTLDTLGGAGVAIGASMNGGPVQTLRAELTATGGAQRTPGEKRWADAVRDNVVRLSTDMGHLAAGRHVLKIWRLDDNVVLQKLVLATAPVEPTYLGPVPATN; translated from the coding sequence TTGGCCATCAACGCCGCAGTTTCGTCCGTGAATGCCGCGACGGTGGGGGGGCATGGCGATACTGGCTTTCCGTTGATTGCGGATGGGCTGCCGGCAGCGATCCTGGTCGATCCCATCGCGGACAGCGCGGTTCGTCATGCCGCGGACAATTTTTCCGGAGATATCGAACGGGTGTGCGGACGGCGGCCATTGCGTCACGCCGACCTCAAGGGAGCGCGCGGGCGCATCGTCGTGATCGGCGTTGCGGGGCGTTGCGCGGCGATCGATCGCCTCGTCGCCGAGGGCCGGATCGACGTCGGCGATATCGTCGGCGAATGGGAAGCCTTTCTGCAGATCGTGGTCGATCGGCCGTTTCCGGGGGTGACCGAGGCGCTCGTCATCGTCGGTGCCGATCGGCGTGGCGCCGTGTTCGGCACCTATGACCTGTCCGAGCGGATCGGCGTTTCGCCCTGGCACTGGTTTGCCGACGTGCCGGTCAAGCGGCAGGCGAACGTGTCGATCCCGGCGGGTGTGCGGCGGGACCAGCCGAAGGTCCGCTACCGCGGCTTCTTCATCAACGATGAGGACCCCTGCTTCAGCGGTTGGGCGAAAAAGGCGTTCGGCGGAGTCAACGCCGCCGTATATGCCCATGTGTTCGAGTTGCTGCTGCGGATGAAGGGCAATTATCTGTGGCCCGCGATGTGGGCGCCCAAGGCATTCGCGGCCGACGATCCGAATTCGATGATCCTTGCCGATCAGATGGGGGTCGTGATGGGAAGCTCCCATCACGAGGTAATGATGCGCGCGCAGGATGAATGGCATCGCGATACCAAGTCCGGCGTGACCGGCGGTGCGTGGGATTATTCGACGAACGCGCGCAATCTGCGCACGTTCTGGCGCGGCGGCATCGAGCGGATGACTTCGAAGCCGAGCGGCACCTATGAGTCGGTCGTCACCATCGGCATGCGCGGCGATGGCGACGAGGCGATGGCCGAAGGCACCGCGACCGGACTGCTCGAGCAGGTTGTGGCCGATCAGCGGGCGATCATCGCGGACGTCACCGGCAAACCGGCAGCCGAAACACCCCAGGTGTGGGCGCTCTACAAGGAAGTGCAGGACTATTACGATCATGGCATGAAGGTGCCGGACGACGTGACGCTGCTTTTCGCCGACGACAATTGGGGGCAGATCCGGCGGCTTCCCGCGCCCGATGCGGGGCGGCGGCCCGGCGGATATGGCGTCTACTACCATTTCGATTATGTCGGCGTGCCGCGCAACTATAAATGGATCAACACCAACCAGATCGAGAAGATCTGGCAGCAGATGGACCTGGCCTATCGGCGCGGTGCCGACGCGATGTGGATCGTCAATGTAGGCGACATCAAGCCGATGGAATATCCGCTCGGTTTCTTCCTTGCCATGGCGTGGAATCCGGATGCGTTCACGCCTGCGGTGCTCGCCGACTATCCGGCGCGCTGGGCCGAAGCGACGTTCGGGCCGGAGCATGCCGCAGCGATCGGCACGATCGTCACCGCCTACAGCCAATATGCCGCACGGCGGAAGCCCGAACTGATCGATCAGGACAGCTTTACGATCGGCGACATTACGCCCGATGGACTTGACGGTGGCGCGTTCGGCGCGATGGTTGCCGAATGGGACGCGCTGGAGGCGCGGATGCTGGCGGCGAAGCGTGCCTTGGGCGCCGATCGGCAGGATGCCTATTATCAACTCGTGGAGTTTCCCATCGCCGCGATGGCCAATCTCTACCGGCTCTATTATGCAACAGCGTGGAACCGGAAGCTGGCTTCGCGCAACGACCCGCGCGCCAATGCCTTCGCCGATCAGGTGGAGTCGACGTTCCAGCGCGACCAGGACCTCACGGATCGTTATCATCGCATCGCAGACGGCAAATGGGATGGCATGATGGCACAGGTCCACATGAATTATGTGATCTGGAACGATCCCACCCGGCAGACGATGCCCAGCATCGTGCGCGTCGCGGGCGACACGCCGGAACACCGTCGGCGCGGCGGCGTGTCGTTCGTCGCCCGCACCGTGAGCAAGAGCGGCGTGATCGCGATCGAGGCGACCGCTTTCAGCCGGTTGCACCATGGCGCGGGATTGCGCTGGACGGCCATCCCCCATCTCGGCCGGACGAAGGGGGCGGTGTTGGCCCTGCCGCAGGGGCGGCCGGCAACGACCCCGGCAGATGGCATATGCATCGACTATAATGTCGATGTCGCGGTTGCGGGGCCCGCGACGCTCACCCTGTTTCTCGCGCCGACATTGGATACGCTCGGCGGCGCGGGTGTCGCGATCGGCGCGTCGATGAACGGGGGCCCCGTGCAGACGTTGCGCGCCGAATTGACCGCCACGGGCGGCGCACAGCGGACTCCGGGAGAAAAGCGCTGGGCAGACGCGGTGCGCGACAATGTCGTGCGGCTATCGACCGACATGGGGCATCTCGCCGCGGGACGGCACGTGCTGAAGATCTGGCGGCTGGACGACAATGTCGTTCTTCAGAAGCTGGTTCTTGCAACCGCGCCGGTGGAGCCGACCTACCTCGGTCCGGTTCCGGCGACGAATTGA
- a CDS encoding alpha/beta fold hydrolase, with product MISVITPLVLLPAMGCDGQLWARQVLDLAEIAHPELGDLTVDDSLERMAERVLAHAPPSFAVAGVSLGGYVAMEMIRQQPDRISRLALFGARASLNARPRTMAEQGMLATEPHADPMLSKIISGPVQAMAERVGAAVFERQQRALLARPDLAPAIAAIHVPTLVAVGDHDRICLPEDARALAQQIPTANFRRLRSCGHLPPIERPGETTALLRDWLKN from the coding sequence CTGGTGCTGCTTCCCGCCATGGGATGCGACGGCCAGCTCTGGGCGCGCCAGGTGCTCGATCTCGCCGAAATCGCGCATCCGGAGCTTGGCGACCTCACCGTCGACGACTCGCTGGAGCGCATGGCTGAGCGCGTGCTCGCGCACGCCCCGCCGAGCTTCGCCGTCGCCGGGGTCAGCCTCGGCGGCTATGTCGCGATGGAGATGATCCGGCAGCAGCCGGACCGGATCAGCCGCCTTGCGTTGTTCGGCGCCCGCGCCTCATTGAACGCGCGTCCGCGCACCATGGCGGAACAGGGGATGCTGGCGACCGAGCCGCACGCCGACCCGATGCTCTCGAAGATCATCAGCGGGCCGGTGCAGGCCATGGCCGAGCGGGTTGGCGCCGCGGTGTTCGAACGCCAGCAGCGCGCACTGCTCGCCCGTCCCGATCTGGCGCCGGCGATCGCGGCGATCCATGTGCCGACGCTGGTGGCGGTGGGCGATCATGACCGGATCTGCCTGCCGGAAGATGCCCGCGCGCTGGCGCAGCAGATCCCGACCGCGAACTTTCGCCGACTGCGCTCCTGCGGCCACCTGCCGCCGATCGAACGCCCCGGCGAGACGACGGCGCTGCTGCGCGACTGGCTGAAAAATTGA
- a CDS encoding Gfo/Idh/MocA family oxidoreductase, whose protein sequence is MTIKMPVAATAISRRGWMKGALGASALLAPGLVRAQSRGQKVNIACIGIGGRGVAVVKDLYDSGLANVVALCDTEMGASRTAEVLKMFPDVPKFRDFRQLFDKMGNAFDAVSIATPDFSHFPVAMHAMALGKHVYCEKPMGHSFRQIQLMMDAATKYKVMTQMANQGHSGAGYFQFGAWTSAGIIKNVTRITAFMNSPRRWHGKTTNGFLPAEPVPADLDFDVWQATSNPHPYNFGYMVGEWRSWFEYGNGALGDWGAHIFDNAHEFLRLGLPTEVESHWIDRPSRYLFPQGSTLIFRFPRRGALPPLELSWYEGQNNLPPLPADFGDSVVDPNIPPPSAGSIETKRLAPGKVIYGEGLTFKGGSHASELEIIGQAGLDLRSRLPATPAYDTSHAGNFLRSVMGQEQCHSDFRIAGPLCQTMALGVIAQRTNAKISFDPGSRRITNHKVADALLLGDPPRPEWAHYYQL, encoded by the coding sequence ATGACGATCAAGATGCCTGTCGCCGCCACGGCGATCAGTCGCCGCGGGTGGATGAAGGGCGCCTTGGGCGCCAGTGCCCTGCTCGCACCCGGCCTTGTCCGCGCGCAGTCGCGTGGGCAAAAGGTCAACATCGCCTGCATCGGCATCGGCGGACGCGGCGTTGCGGTGGTCAAGGACCTTTACGACAGCGGCCTCGCCAATGTGGTGGCGCTGTGCGACACCGAAATGGGCGCGTCGCGCACCGCCGAAGTGCTCAAAATGTTCCCCGACGTGCCGAAATTCCGTGATTTCCGTCAGTTGTTCGACAAAATGGGAAATGCGTTCGACGCAGTCAGTATCGCCACGCCCGATTTCTCGCACTTTCCGGTAGCGATGCACGCGATGGCCCTTGGGAAGCATGTCTACTGCGAAAAGCCGATGGGCCACAGCTTTCGTCAGATCCAACTGATGATGGACGCGGCCACGAAGTACAAGGTCATGACGCAAATGGCCAACCAGGGGCATTCGGGCGCTGGCTATTTCCAGTTCGGCGCCTGGACCTCGGCTGGAATCATAAAGAATGTGACGCGTATCACGGCTTTCATGAACTCTCCGCGCCGCTGGCACGGCAAGACAACGAACGGCTTTCTACCAGCCGAACCCGTACCCGCCGATCTCGATTTCGACGTTTGGCAGGCAACAAGCAATCCGCATCCTTATAATTTCGGCTACATGGTCGGTGAATGGCGATCCTGGTTCGAATATGGCAACGGCGCACTCGGCGATTGGGGCGCCCATATCTTCGATAATGCGCATGAATTTCTGCGGCTCGGCCTGCCAACGGAGGTCGAGAGCCATTGGATCGACAGGCCGAGCCGCTATTTGTTTCCACAGGGCTCCACCCTCATATTCCGGTTTCCGCGCCGAGGCGCGCTGCCGCCGCTCGAGCTCAGCTGGTACGAAGGACAAAACAACCTACCCCCGCTGCCGGCAGATTTCGGCGATTCGGTCGTCGACCCCAACATTCCCCCGCCCAGCGCCGGCAGCATTGAAACGAAGCGGCTGGCACCCGGCAAGGTGATCTATGGCGAGGGCCTGACATTCAAGGGCGGCTCCCACGCATCGGAACTGGAAATCATCGGCCAAGCCGGCCTGGACCTCCGATCACGCCTGCCCGCGACGCCCGCCTATGACACAAGTCACGCAGGCAATTTCCTGCGCAGCGTGATGGGTCAGGAGCAGTGCCATTCCGATTTCCGCATCGCCGGGCCCTTGTGTCAAACAATGGCGCTGGGCGTCATAGCACAGCGCACAAATGCCAAGATCAGTTTCGACCCGGGCAGTCGGCGGATCACCAACCACAAGGTCGCCGACGCACTGTTGTTGGGCGATCCACCGCGGCCCGAATGGGCGCATTACTACCAGCTGTAG
- a CDS encoding Gfo/Idh/MocA family protein, whose product MAPKKGSGVMRPDDSAIAHGAALSLPARRSFLRGLAASLAGSAFAAEMPWLSPLRAAPVGQAPSDRVRLGLIGIGSRGALLADHLFKTPGVEIAAVCDVHPSNLARAAAAADAAGQMARRFTDYRALLDLKGIDGVVIATPLHLHAPMALAAIAAGKHVFCEKSLARTIDDCKRVATAASRSPNVFQIGHQRMFDARFHKALSYMRAGELGPITQIRAYWHRNTDWRRASASPELERLVNWRLYREYSAGLMGELASHHLHVTNWIMDAPPLACVGYGSTNYWKDGREVFDNVNVLYRYPGGVTAIYDSLSSNRHHGMEVQVTGSKGTMELETGRMFWEELPHAPALTALARQVESGTPAARVPLASATWSPELKQSATGAPILANWEGDDGTGLSLAAYANAIRGSERAPGMIDHAYRSGVAALMGLAAMEEGREVAWPGNYPA is encoded by the coding sequence ATGGCTCCGAAGAAAGGATCTGGAGTCATGCGGCCTGATGATTCCGCTATCGCACACGGCGCTGCGCTTTCCCTGCCCGCGCGACGCAGCTTCCTGCGCGGTCTCGCGGCATCGCTGGCGGGGTCGGCGTTTGCCGCCGAGATGCCATGGCTATCGCCGTTGCGTGCGGCACCGGTCGGGCAGGCGCCGTCGGACCGCGTGCGGCTGGGCCTGATCGGCATCGGTTCGCGCGGCGCCCTGCTGGCGGACCATCTGTTCAAGACCCCGGGCGTCGAGATCGCCGCGGTTTGCGACGTGCATCCATCGAACCTTGCACGCGCCGCGGCGGCGGCGGACGCTGCCGGGCAGATGGCCCGCCGCTTTACCGACTATCGCGCGCTGCTCGACCTGAAAGGGATCGACGGCGTGGTGATCGCGACGCCACTCCATCTGCACGCGCCCATGGCTTTGGCGGCGATTGCAGCGGGCAAGCACGTGTTCTGCGAGAAAAGCCTGGCCCGCACCATCGACGACTGCAAACGGGTGGCAACCGCCGCTTCGCGCAGCCCGAACGTTTTCCAGATCGGGCATCAACGGATGTTCGACGCGCGTTTCCACAAGGCTCTATCCTATATGCGGGCAGGCGAATTGGGCCCCATCACCCAGATTCGTGCCTATTGGCACCGAAATACGGATTGGCGACGCGCATCGGCTTCGCCGGAATTGGAGCGGCTGGTCAACTGGCGGCTGTACCGCGAATATTCCGCCGGATTGATGGGCGAGCTCGCCTCGCATCACCTGCACGTCACCAATTGGATCATGGATGCGCCCCCGCTCGCCTGTGTCGGCTATGGCAGCACGAATTACTGGAAGGATGGGCGCGAGGTCTTCGACAACGTCAATGTGCTCTATCGGTATCCGGGTGGCGTCACGGCCATCTATGACTCGCTGAGCTCGAACCGGCACCACGGCATGGAAGTGCAGGTAACCGGATCGAAGGGTACGATGGAGTTGGAGACCGGTCGGATGTTCTGGGAAGAACTGCCGCACGCCCCTGCCCTGACGGCGCTGGCAAGGCAGGTTGAGAGCGGGACCCCCGCGGCCCGCGTGCCGCTCGCATCCGCCACCTGGTCGCCGGAACTCAAACAGTCCGCAACAGGCGCCCCGATCCTGGCGAACTGGGAGGGTGACGACGGCACGGGGCTGTCGCTGGCAGCCTATGCAAACGCGATCCGCGGAAGCGAACGGGCGCCGGGCATGATCGACCATGCCTATCGCTCCGGCGTGGCGGCGCTGATGGGGCTGGCAGCGATGGAAGAGGGCCGGGAAGTCGCCTGGCCCGGCAATTACCCGGCGTGA
- a CDS encoding alpha-N-arabinofuranosidase translates to MKAQSSPFPSACATRSRVGRWLHRAAAVGSMLLAASSVPVQAQEPKNVAAVINLDTPGARIEPQIYGQFAEHLGRGIYEGIWVGPDSRIPNIKGFRKDVLDALKRIHVPVVRWPGGCFSEVYDWRDGIGPRSQRPVRTRMNWDDVTDTNQFGTHEFLDFMELLGAEAYVSGNVGSMSPRDMQLWLEYMTADNDSTLAKQRRSNGRAKPWTIKYFGIGNETWGCGGNMRPEFAADVNARYSAFVKAPKSMAMIRVASGASVQGGGDYEAFTEAMMKNPGETEALSFHYYAMPMGRPKSEATGFSESDWSDVLDLARQMEPMLSRVEAIMDKHDPQRKMPLFVDEWGTWYKLDRNALAGEHHFQQNSLRDAMVAALTLNIFHRHTDRVKMANIAQMVNVLQAMILTDKERMILTPTYHVFDMYQPFMGATPFPAAVAGPDYVNGARKMPMVDMSAARARDGKLYVAIVNTDPRQPARVETNLTGTATGRVLTAPAIDTINSFEQPNAVRPQPFAGRLENGRLTFLVPAKSVVVVNVE, encoded by the coding sequence ATGAAAGCGCAATCGAGTCCTTTCCCATCTGCCTGTGCCACGCGATCGCGCGTCGGCCGGTGGTTGCACCGTGCGGCCGCGGTAGGATCGATGCTGCTGGCCGCATCGTCTGTTCCGGTTCAAGCGCAAGAACCGAAGAATGTCGCGGCAGTGATCAACCTCGACACGCCCGGTGCCCGCATCGAACCCCAGATCTATGGCCAGTTCGCAGAGCATCTCGGACGTGGAATTTATGAAGGCATATGGGTGGGACCCGACAGTCGCATCCCGAACATAAAAGGGTTCCGTAAGGATGTTCTCGACGCGCTGAAAAGAATCCATGTCCCCGTGGTGCGTTGGCCGGGCGGCTGTTTCAGTGAAGTCTATGATTGGCGGGATGGCATCGGCCCCCGTTCGCAACGGCCGGTGAGAACACGAATGAACTGGGATGATGTCACCGACACCAACCAGTTCGGAACGCATGAATTTCTCGACTTCATGGAATTGCTCGGTGCCGAAGCCTATGTTTCCGGCAATGTTGGGTCGATGTCGCCGCGAGACATGCAGCTTTGGCTCGAGTATATGACGGCCGATAACGATTCCACGCTTGCCAAGCAACGCCGGAGCAACGGCAGGGCCAAGCCATGGACGATAAAATATTTCGGAATTGGTAACGAAACCTGGGGATGTGGCGGCAATATGCGGCCGGAATTCGCCGCCGATGTCAACGCGCGCTATTCCGCCTTCGTCAAGGCGCCGAAATCGATGGCCATGATACGGGTCGCAAGCGGTGCGAGCGTACAGGGCGGTGGCGACTACGAGGCGTTCACCGAAGCCATGATGAAGAACCCCGGCGAGACCGAGGCACTGAGTTTTCATTATTATGCAATGCCGATGGGCCGGCCCAAGAGCGAAGCGACCGGCTTCAGCGAGTCCGACTGGTCAGATGTTCTCGATCTGGCGCGCCAGATGGAACCCATGCTTTCACGCGTGGAAGCCATCATGGACAAACACGACCCGCAAAGAAAAATGCCGCTGTTCGTCGACGAATGGGGCACATGGTACAAACTGGATCGGAACGCCCTGGCCGGTGAACATCATTTCCAGCAGAACAGCTTGCGCGATGCCATGGTCGCAGCGCTGACCCTCAATATTTTCCATCGCCACACAGACCGCGTCAAGATGGCAAACATCGCCCAAATGGTAAACGTACTCCAGGCCATGATCTTGACGGATAAGGAGCGGATGATCCTCACGCCAACCTATCATGTGTTCGATATGTATCAGCCATTTATGGGAGCTACTCCTTTTCCGGCAGCGGTGGCGGGTCCGGATTACGTCAACGGCGCTCGCAAGATGCCGATGGTGGATATGTCAGCTGCGAGAGCCAGGGATGGAAAACTCTACGTTGCGATTGTGAACACCGATCCCCGCCAGCCTGCCCGCGTCGAAACCAACCTGACCGGAACCGCGACGGGACGGGTTCTCACCGCCCCGGCGATAGATACGATCAACAGCTTCGAGCAGCCCAATGCAGTTCGCCCTCAACCATTTGCCGGACGTCTCGAAAACGGACGCCTCACATTCCTCGTACCGGCGAAATCCGTCGTCGTCGTGAACGTGGAATAG